The following are encoded in a window of Variovorax paradoxus genomic DNA:
- a CDS encoding helix-turn-helix domain-containing protein, with the protein MRVTTELQTDAIRVSTYRCDAGVGAAPFTEMHETHSVSYVRKGSFGCRALGRDYELVAGSVLVGAPGDDYVCTHEHFACGDECLSFHFSPGFVDLIGGDRRSWRASGLPPLPELMVLGELAQVAVEGGSDVGLDELGMGFASRFLDVVKGRGKPKAPPSATPRDRRRAVEAATWIEAHAAGEIGLEDAAAQTGLSAFHFLRLFSQVLGVTPHQYLVRSRLRRAARLLADSDLPVTEVAFEAGFADLSNFVRTFHRAAGVSPRGFRLAAKGDRKIFQDRLAALLHDDRLIHPSSRKSSPCTTTSD; encoded by the coding sequence ATGCGTGTCACCACCGAACTGCAGACCGACGCGATCCGCGTTTCGACCTACCGCTGCGATGCGGGTGTCGGCGCGGCGCCGTTCACCGAGATGCACGAGACGCACTCGGTCTCGTATGTGCGCAAGGGCAGCTTCGGCTGCCGCGCGCTCGGCCGCGACTACGAACTGGTGGCCGGCTCCGTGCTGGTCGGCGCGCCGGGCGACGACTACGTCTGCACCCACGAGCACTTCGCTTGCGGCGACGAGTGCCTGTCGTTCCACTTCTCGCCGGGCTTCGTCGACCTGATCGGCGGCGACCGGCGCAGTTGGCGCGCCTCGGGGCTGCCGCCGCTGCCCGAACTCATGGTGCTCGGCGAACTCGCGCAGGTCGCAGTCGAAGGCGGCAGCGACGTGGGCCTGGACGAGCTGGGCATGGGCTTCGCCAGCCGTTTCCTCGACGTGGTGAAAGGGCGCGGCAAGCCCAAAGCGCCGCCGTCGGCCACGCCGCGCGACCGCCGCCGTGCGGTCGAAGCCGCGACATGGATCGAGGCCCACGCCGCGGGCGAGATCGGCCTGGAAGACGCGGCCGCGCAAACGGGCCTGAGCGCCTTCCACTTCCTGCGGCTGTTCTCCCAGGTGCTCGGCGTCACGCCGCACCAGTACCTCGTGCGCTCCCGGCTGCGCCGGGCGGCGCGCCTGCTGGCGGACAGCGACCTTCCCGTGACCGAGGTCGCCTTCGAGGCCGGCTTTGCCGATCTGAGCAACTTCGTGCGCACCTTCCACCGTGCGGCCGGCGTGTCGCCGCGCGGCTTCCGGCTCGCTGCCAAGGGCGACCGCAAGATTTTCCAAGACCGCCTGGCTGCGCTGCTTCACGATGACCGCTTGATCCACCCTTCAAGCAGAAAGTCATCGCCATGTACGACCACATCGGACTGA
- a CDS encoding VOC family protein: MYDHIGLKVKDLAASRRFYEAALAPLGHVLGSHDDESYAGLGPAGEPALWLYAAKGAKGPGTHVAFRAPDHAAVAAFHKAGLKAGGTDNGGAGPRADYSPTYYAAFLIDPDGNNVEAVCP; this comes from the coding sequence ATGTACGACCACATCGGACTGAAAGTCAAAGACCTCGCCGCGAGCCGGCGCTTCTACGAAGCCGCGCTCGCGCCGCTCGGCCACGTGCTGGGCTCCCACGACGACGAAAGCTACGCCGGCCTCGGCCCCGCCGGCGAACCGGCGTTGTGGCTCTACGCCGCGAAAGGTGCCAAGGGCCCGGGCACGCACGTCGCATTCCGCGCGCCCGACCACGCAGCCGTCGCCGCCTTCCACAAGGCCGGCTTGAAAGCCGGCGGCACCGACAACGGCGGCGCGGGGCCGCGCGCCGACTACAGCCCGACCTACTACGCGGCCTTCCTCATCGACCCCGACGGCAACAACGTCGAGGCCGTCTGTCCCTGA
- a CDS encoding SRPBCC family protein, with translation MATIYKEFIVEVDVAQVWDALRDFGAVHTRLAPGFLTGCELDGQGARIVHFANGLIARELLVALDDEHRRLAYTVTDGKATHHHASAQVFAAGEGRTRFVWITDVLPDGLAAYIEPMMAHGGAAMKQTLERAQKSSSGNPT, from the coding sequence ATGGCCACCATCTACAAGGAATTCATCGTCGAGGTTGATGTGGCGCAGGTGTGGGATGCGCTGCGCGACTTCGGCGCCGTGCACACGCGCCTCGCGCCGGGCTTTCTCACCGGCTGCGAACTCGACGGGCAGGGCGCCCGCATCGTCCACTTTGCCAACGGCCTCATCGCGCGCGAGCTGCTCGTAGCCCTCGACGACGAGCACCGCCGGCTGGCCTATACCGTGACCGACGGCAAGGCCACGCACCACCACGCGTCGGCCCAGGTGTTCGCAGCTGGCGAAGGCCGCACGCGCTTTGTCTGGATCACCGACGTGCTGCCCGACGGGCTCGCGGCCTACATCGAACCGATGATGGCGCACGGCGGCGCTGCGATGAAGCAGACGCTGGAGCGCGCTCAGAAGTCTTCGAGCGGCAATCCCACGTAG
- the pobA gene encoding 4-hydroxybenzoate 3-monooxygenase — protein sequence MRTQVAIIGAGPAGLLLGQLLHKAGIDNIIVERQSGDYVLGRIRAGVLEQVTMDLLARAGVDMRAKAEGLPHDGIELLFKGARHRIDMHGLTGGKQVTVYGQTEVTRDLMEARTAEGLTTIYSAANVSLRDFDTGRPRVRYEKDGQTHEIECDFIAGCDGYHGVSRASVPADAIQTYEKVYPFGWLGVLADVPPVSHELIYANTERGFALCSMRSATRSRYYVQVPTEEKVENWSDEAFWNELRARLDPEARERLVTGPSLEKSIAPLRSFVAEPMRFGSLFLAGDAAHIVPPTGAKGLNLATADVGYLSRALEIFYNEKSASALDRYSDLCLRRVWKAERFSWWFTSLMHRFPETGAFGQKIQEAELDYLVHSRAASTALAENYVGLPLEDF from the coding sequence ATGCGCACCCAGGTCGCCATCATCGGCGCAGGCCCCGCCGGCCTTCTGCTCGGCCAGCTGCTGCACAAGGCAGGCATCGACAACATCATCGTGGAGCGCCAGAGCGGCGACTACGTGCTGGGCCGCATCCGCGCCGGCGTGCTCGAACAGGTCACGATGGACCTGCTGGCGCGCGCAGGCGTCGACATGCGCGCCAAGGCCGAGGGCCTGCCGCACGACGGCATCGAGCTGCTGTTCAAGGGCGCGCGCCACCGCATCGACATGCACGGCCTCACGGGCGGCAAGCAGGTCACGGTGTACGGCCAGACCGAGGTGACGCGCGACCTGATGGAGGCGCGTACGGCCGAAGGCCTCACCACCATCTACAGCGCGGCGAACGTGAGCCTGCGCGACTTCGACACCGGCCGTCCGCGCGTGCGCTACGAAAAAGACGGCCAGACGCACGAGATCGAGTGCGACTTCATCGCCGGCTGCGACGGCTACCACGGCGTGAGCCGCGCCAGCGTGCCGGCCGACGCGATTCAGACCTACGAGAAGGTCTACCCCTTCGGCTGGCTCGGCGTGCTGGCCGACGTGCCTCCGGTGTCGCACGAACTCATCTACGCCAACACCGAGCGCGGCTTTGCGCTGTGCAGCATGCGCAGCGCCACGCGCTCGCGCTACTACGTGCAGGTGCCGACCGAAGAAAAGGTGGAGAACTGGAGCGACGAGGCCTTCTGGAACGAGCTGCGCGCGCGCCTAGACCCCGAAGCACGCGAACGCCTGGTGACGGGCCCGTCGCTCGAAAAGAGCATTGCGCCGCTGCGCAGCTTCGTGGCCGAGCCGATGCGCTTCGGCTCGCTGTTCCTGGCCGGCGACGCCGCGCACATCGTGCCGCCGACCGGCGCCAAGGGGCTCAACCTCGCGACGGCCGACGTGGGGTACCTCTCGCGCGCCCTGGAGATTTTCTACAACGAGAAGTCGGCCTCGGCGCTGGACCGTTACTCCGACCTGTGCCTGCGCCGCGTCTGGAAGGCCGAGCGCTTCTCGTGGTGGTTCACCTCGCTGATGCACCGCTTTCCCGAGACGGGCGCCTTCGGCCAGAAGATCCAGGAAGCCGAGCTCGACTACCTCGTGCATTCGCGCGCGGCGTCCACCGCGCTGGCGGAAAACTACGTGGGATTGCCGCTCGAAGACTTCTGA
- a CDS encoding IclR family transcriptional regulator domain-containing protein → MTIARADFIEGIAKGMAVLESFDTERQRLNATLAAERAGLTRAAARRHLLTLAHLGYLETDGSYFWMAPKVLRFSGSYLASSRLPRALQPTLNRLAAQTGESFSAVVLDGEEVVIVARSGSYGTPTRVLAYGLHLGARLPAHATSTGRVLLAAMPATQLTQWLKGRHLARLTPQTLTQARALRQRIVQVRKDDYCFASEEHELGVQALAVPLRDMQGHTVAALNVVLSGTRYQEETLQREMLPLLFEAAREVRSLL, encoded by the coding sequence ATGACCATCGCCCGCGCCGACTTCATCGAGGGCATCGCCAAGGGGATGGCGGTGCTCGAAAGCTTCGACACCGAGCGCCAGCGCCTGAACGCCACGCTGGCGGCCGAGCGCGCCGGTCTCACGCGCGCCGCCGCGCGGCGCCACCTGCTCACGCTGGCCCACCTGGGCTACCTCGAAACCGACGGTAGCTACTTCTGGATGGCGCCGAAGGTGCTGCGCTTCTCGGGCAGCTACCTGGCCTCGTCGCGCCTGCCGCGTGCGCTGCAGCCCACGCTGAACCGGCTCGCGGCGCAGACGGGCGAGTCGTTCTCTGCCGTGGTGCTCGACGGCGAAGAGGTGGTCATCGTCGCGCGCAGCGGCAGCTACGGCACGCCGACGCGTGTGCTGGCCTACGGCCTGCACCTCGGTGCGCGCCTGCCGGCTCACGCCACCTCGACGGGGCGCGTGCTGCTGGCCGCGATGCCCGCCACGCAGCTCACGCAGTGGCTCAAGGGGCGGCACCTCGCGCGGCTCACGCCGCAGACCCTCACCCAGGCGCGCGCCTTGCGCCAGCGGATCGTGCAGGTGCGCAAGGACGACTACTGCTTTGCCAGCGAAGAACACGAACTCGGCGTGCAGGCGCTCGCGGTGCCGCTGCGCGACATGCAAGGTCACACGGTGGCCGCGCTCAACGTGGTGCTGTCGGGCACGCGCTACCAGGAAGAGACCTTGCAGCGCGAGATGCTGCCGCTGCTGTTCGAGGCAGCGCGCGAAGTGCGCTCCCTCCTGTGA
- a CDS encoding response regulator transcription factor, giving the protein MRLLLLEDDVMIGEAVLDLLRAEQYAVDWVKDGDAAESALRTQQYDLVLLDLGVPRRDGLEVLRALRARKQRMPVLIATARDSVQQRIEGLDAGADDYVLKPYDLDELLARIRALLRRASGRAEPVYEHMGVSINPATREVAVNGEPVVLSAREWAVLEPLLARPGMVLSRAQLEEKLYGWKDEISSNAVEVYVHGLRKKLGAELIRNVRGVGYMVPKA; this is encoded by the coding sequence ATGCGACTCCTGCTTCTCGAAGACGACGTGATGATCGGCGAGGCCGTGCTCGACTTGTTGCGGGCCGAGCAGTACGCCGTCGATTGGGTGAAAGACGGCGACGCTGCCGAATCGGCCTTGCGCACCCAGCAGTACGACCTCGTGCTGCTCGACCTGGGCGTGCCCCGCCGCGACGGCCTGGAAGTGCTGCGCGCCCTGCGTGCGCGCAAGCAGCGCATGCCGGTGCTGATCGCCACCGCGCGCGACTCGGTGCAGCAGCGCATCGAAGGCCTTGATGCCGGTGCCGACGACTACGTGCTCAAGCCCTATGACCTCGACGAGCTGCTGGCCCGCATCCGCGCCTTGCTGCGGCGTGCGTCCGGGCGTGCAGAGCCGGTGTACGAGCACATGGGCGTGAGCATCAACCCCGCCACGCGCGAGGTTGCGGTGAACGGCGAACCGGTGGTGCTGTCGGCGCGCGAATGGGCGGTGCTCGAACCGCTGCTGGCCCGTCCGGGCATGGTGCTCTCGCGCGCGCAGCTTGAGGAAAAGCTCTACGGCTGGAAGGACGAGATCAGCAGCAACGCGGTCGAGGTCTATGTGCACGGCCTGCGCAAGAAGCTGGGCGCCGAGCTCATCCGCAATGTGCGAGGCGTCGGCTACATGGTGCCCAAGGCATGA
- a CDS encoding ATP-binding protein produces MRWTGSLRARLLVFLLAAIVLAAGAQALVAYRTVLKEADDIFDYHMQQMALSLRAGLPPSAAVGGLGGAEQNFEFVVQVWTVDGVRIFESAEEAALPQLAVLGFADVRARGTTYRVFSMQTRGLVIQVAQDMAARRNMAGSLALRTIVPVALMAPLLMLVVWWVVSLSLAPVARVRRQVASRQADDLSPVSEENLPEEVRPLVQELNLLFGRVRHAFDAQKHFVADAAHELRSPLAALKLQVQGLQRAPDDAARTLAVSRLSAGIDRATRLVEQMLALARHEASMAAGAKPETVDLAEVARLAISDAVAAAQARRIDIGVAQADAGASVSGQPEALRMLLRNLIDNAVKYTPEEGRVDVGIVKRADAVELRVDDSGPGLPEAERARVLDRFYRSGEPQAPGSGLGLAIVKSIADLHGATVALEKSTSLGGLCVRVVFAPPQA; encoded by the coding sequence ATGCGATGGACTGGGTCGCTGCGGGCGCGGCTGCTGGTGTTTTTGCTCGCGGCCATCGTGCTCGCGGCCGGCGCGCAGGCGCTGGTGGCCTACCGCACGGTGCTGAAAGAGGCCGACGACATCTTCGACTATCACATGCAGCAGATGGCGCTGTCGCTGCGCGCGGGCCTGCCGCCGAGCGCGGCCGTGGGCGGGCTCGGCGGCGCGGAGCAGAACTTCGAATTCGTGGTGCAGGTGTGGACGGTCGACGGCGTGCGCATCTTCGAATCGGCCGAAGAGGCGGCGCTGCCGCAGCTCGCGGTGCTGGGCTTTGCCGACGTGCGCGCACGCGGCACGACCTACCGCGTGTTCTCGATGCAGACGCGCGGGCTGGTGATCCAGGTGGCGCAGGACATGGCGGCGCGGCGGAACATGGCCGGCTCGCTCGCGCTGCGAACCATCGTGCCCGTGGCGCTGATGGCGCCGCTGTTGATGCTGGTCGTGTGGTGGGTGGTGAGCCTGTCGCTGGCGCCCGTGGCGCGCGTGCGCCGGCAGGTGGCATCGCGGCAGGCCGACGATCTTTCGCCCGTGAGCGAAGAGAACCTGCCCGAAGAAGTGCGCCCGCTGGTGCAGGAACTGAATCTGCTGTTCGGCCGCGTGCGCCATGCCTTCGACGCACAGAAGCACTTCGTGGCCGATGCCGCGCATGAACTGCGTTCGCCGTTGGCCGCGCTCAAGCTGCAGGTGCAAGGCCTGCAACGCGCGCCCGACGACGCGGCGCGCACGCTCGCCGTGAGCCGGCTCTCGGCCGGCATTGACCGCGCGACGCGCCTCGTCGAGCAGATGCTGGCGCTGGCGCGGCACGAGGCCAGCATGGCCGCGGGCGCGAAGCCCGAGACGGTCGATCTGGCCGAGGTGGCGCGCCTGGCGATCTCCGATGCGGTGGCGGCCGCGCAGGCGCGCCGCATCGACATCGGCGTCGCGCAAGCCGACGCGGGCGCGAGCGTGAGCGGCCAGCCCGAGGCGCTGCGCATGCTGCTGCGCAACCTGATCGACAACGCCGTGAAGTACACGCCCGAAGAGGGGCGGGTCGACGTCGGCATCGTGAAGCGCGCGGACGCGGTGGAGCTGCGCGTGGACGACAGCGGCCCCGGCTTGCCCGAGGCCGAGCGTGCGCGCGTGCTCGATCGCTTCTACCGCTCGGGCGAGCCGCAGGCGCCGGGCAGCGGGCTGGGGCTGGCCATCGTGAAGTCGATTGCCGACCTGCACGGTGCGACGGTGGCACTGGAAAAGTCCACGAGCCTCGGCGGGCTGTGCGTGCGCGTGGTGTTCGCTCCGCCGCAAGCGTGA
- a CDS encoding Do family serine endopeptidase, whose product MKTALTSPRALVIALAAAGVIGAVGAGAYTSARAVGAPATAAAVAAPAAMVTLPDFSTITSRDGPAVVNISVTGTEKAPDDDTMAQLQGIDPDDPMFQFFRHFQGQMGPRGQQQQQQRAVPVRSQGSGFIVDPSGIIMTNAHVVKDAKEVTVKLTDRREFRAKVLGADAKTDIAVLKIDAKNLPVLALGNTKDLKVGEWVLAIGSPFGFENTVTAGVVSAKGRSLPDDSYVPFIQTDVAVNPGNSGGPLLNARGEVVGINSQIYSRSGGYQGVSFAIPIDVAVQVKDQIVATGKATHARLGVAVQEVNQAFADSFKLDKPEGALVSNIEKGGPGDHAGLKAGDVIRKVDGQAIVSSGDLPAVIGQQAPGKKVTLEVWRQGERQELQAKLGDASDKPAQVAKADNTAGQGKLGLALRPLQPQEQRAASVDGGLLIEDVAGPSAMAGVQAGDVLLAINGTPAKSLEQVRQAVAKADKSVALLIQRGEDKIFVPVRLG is encoded by the coding sequence ATGAAAACCGCCTTGACTTCCCCCCGTGCCCTCGTCATTGCGCTGGCCGCCGCCGGCGTGATCGGTGCCGTCGGCGCCGGTGCCTACACCAGCGCCCGCGCCGTGGGTGCGCCGGCCACCGCTGCCGCCGTGGCCGCGCCGGCCGCCATGGTCACCTTGCCCGACTTCTCGACCATCACTTCGCGCGACGGCCCGGCTGTGGTCAACATCAGCGTGACCGGCACCGAAAAGGCCCCGGACGACGACACCATGGCACAGCTGCAGGGCATCGACCCGGACGATCCGATGTTCCAGTTCTTCCGCCACTTCCAGGGGCAGATGGGACCGCGCGGCCAGCAGCAACAACAGCAGCGCGCCGTGCCGGTGCGCTCACAGGGCTCGGGCTTCATCGTGGACCCGAGCGGGATCATCATGACCAACGCCCACGTGGTGAAGGATGCGAAGGAAGTCACCGTCAAGCTGACCGACCGCCGCGAGTTCCGCGCCAAGGTGCTCGGCGCCGACGCCAAGACCGACATCGCGGTGCTCAAGATCGACGCCAAGAACCTGCCCGTGCTCGCGCTGGGCAACACCAAGGACCTGAAGGTCGGCGAATGGGTGCTGGCCATCGGTTCGCCCTTCGGCTTCGAGAACACCGTGACAGCCGGCGTGGTGAGCGCCAAGGGCCGCTCGCTGCCCGACGACAGCTACGTGCCCTTCATCCAGACCGACGTGGCCGTGAACCCCGGCAACTCGGGCGGGCCGCTGCTCAATGCGCGCGGCGAGGTGGTCGGCATCAACTCGCAGATCTACAGCCGCAGCGGCGGCTACCAGGGCGTGTCGTTCGCCATTCCGATCGACGTGGCCGTGCAGGTGAAGGACCAGATCGTCGCCACCGGCAAGGCCACGCACGCGCGCCTGGGCGTGGCGGTGCAGGAGGTGAACCAGGCCTTCGCCGATTCGTTCAAGCTCGACAAGCCCGAGGGTGCGCTGGTCTCGAACATCGAGAAGGGCGGCCCCGGCGACCATGCCGGCCTGAAGGCGGGCGACGTGATCCGCAAGGTCGACGGCCAGGCCATCGTGTCGTCGGGCGACCTGCCGGCCGTGATCGGCCAGCAGGCGCCGGGCAAGAAGGTCACGCTCGAGGTGTGGCGCCAGGGCGAGCGCCAGGAGTTGCAGGCCAAGCTCGGCGATGCCAGCGACAAGCCGGCGCAGGTCGCCAAGGCCGACAACACGGCGGGGCAGGGCAAGCTCGGCCTCGCGCTGCGCCCGCTGCAGCCGCAGGAACAGCGCGCGGCCTCGGTCGACGGCGGCCTGCTGATCGAGGACGTGGCCGGCCCGTCGGCGATGGCCGGGGTGCAGGCCGGCGACGTGCTGCTGGCCATCAACGGCACGCCGGCCAAGAGCCTGGAGCAGGTGCGCCAGGCGGTGGCCAAGGCGGACAAGTCGGTGGCGCTGTTGATCCAGCGCGGCGAAGACAAGATCTTCGTGCCGGTGCGCCTGGGTTGA
- a CDS encoding sensor histidine kinase, producing the protein MLLLLLWLACAPPFAHAATPPGTTDVRSAEASLEPDGLPLQVRQVALPFRWDHEFPGRGGKASYRIVLPADAVPEGEAQALLMSGLGNQVAVWFNGALVANYGVLGDPTYDAAKANHLVPLAAALRRGNGQTQELHIHATLQRQRGGGLASVLYGPEASLAPLHRSQQNWRNTSAIVYAVSLLLMGGLAAGLWLRQRDALYGCFALAALSGVARNLDRVLTEAPLPWPLWGAVVAVCYACHIGLIARFVLLVLDRNPPWLVRSIYGALALSVTLACASFAFARPVLWTTGLAILQVTSTICLPYVVHGALVARRRIAGVLMAAGTLAILAGAHDLLLVRMGLFGGAYYTLTSHAIFFFVMILAGLVVERYSRTVADYRSLNANLAARVAEREEQLRGAFETVRKQQEEQAVLLERQRIMREIHDGVGSQLVGLLNVVNQPAPDRDVVEEHVKLALDEMRMAVDSLQPMHDDLTTVLATLRYRLQPRLDAAGIELVWDVALIPTLAPFAAQAALQLQRILLEAFTNVLKHAAATRIVMHVGWHGEQTPPLVRIVLTDNGRGLQANERPGGHGLANMRSRAQAIGARLQIERADAQAGGTRVSLDWPCALP; encoded by the coding sequence GTGCTTCTACTGCTGCTGTGGCTGGCCTGTGCGCCGCCCTTCGCGCATGCCGCCACCCCGCCAGGCACCACCGACGTGCGATCGGCCGAAGCCAGCCTCGAACCCGACGGCCTGCCGTTGCAGGTGCGGCAGGTGGCACTGCCCTTTCGCTGGGACCACGAGTTTCCGGGGCGCGGCGGCAAGGCCAGCTACCGCATCGTGCTGCCGGCGGACGCCGTCCCCGAGGGCGAGGCCCAGGCGCTGCTGATGTCGGGGCTGGGCAACCAGGTCGCGGTCTGGTTCAACGGCGCACTGGTCGCGAACTACGGCGTGCTCGGCGACCCCACCTACGACGCCGCCAAGGCCAACCACCTGGTGCCGCTGGCCGCCGCCCTGCGCCGCGGCAACGGCCAGACGCAGGAGCTGCACATCCACGCCACCCTGCAGCGCCAGCGCGGCGGCGGGCTGGCCAGCGTGCTCTACGGCCCCGAAGCCTCCCTGGCCCCGCTGCACCGCTCGCAACAGAACTGGCGCAACACCTCGGCCATCGTCTACGCCGTGAGCCTGCTGCTGATGGGCGGCCTGGCCGCCGGGCTGTGGCTGCGCCAGCGCGACGCGCTCTACGGCTGCTTCGCCCTGGCCGCGCTCTCGGGCGTGGCACGCAACCTCGACCGCGTACTGACCGAAGCGCCCCTGCCCTGGCCGCTGTGGGGCGCGGTGGTGGCGGTCTGCTATGCCTGCCACATCGGGTTGATCGCGCGCTTCGTGCTGCTCGTGCTCGACCGCAACCCGCCGTGGCTGGTGCGATCGATCTATGGCGCGTTGGCGTTGTCGGTCACGCTGGCCTGCGCCTCCTTTGCGTTCGCACGGCCGGTGCTGTGGACCACGGGGCTGGCGATCCTGCAGGTCACGAGCACCATCTGCCTGCCCTACGTGGTGCACGGTGCGCTGGTGGCGCGTCGGCGCATCGCGGGCGTGCTGATGGCGGCGGGCACGCTGGCCATCCTGGCGGGCGCGCACGACCTGCTGCTGGTGCGCATGGGCCTCTTCGGCGGCGCCTACTACACGCTCACCTCGCACGCGATCTTCTTCTTCGTGATGATCCTGGCCGGCCTCGTGGTCGAGCGCTACAGCCGCACCGTGGCCGACTACCGCTCGCTCAACGCCAACCTCGCCGCGCGCGTGGCCGAGCGCGAAGAGCAGCTGCGCGGCGCCTTCGAAACCGTGCGCAAGCAGCAGGAAGAACAGGCTGTGCTGCTGGAGCGCCAGCGCATCATGCGGGAGATCCACGACGGCGTGGGCTCGCAGCTCGTGGGCCTGCTCAACGTGGTGAACCAGCCCGCGCCCGACCGCGACGTGGTCGAGGAGCACGTGAAGCTGGCGCTCGACGAGATGCGCATGGCCGTCGATTCGCTGCAACCGATGCACGACGACCTGACCACCGTGCTGGCCACGCTGCGCTACCGCCTGCAGCCCCGGCTGGACGCCGCCGGCATCGAGCTGGTGTGGGACGTCGCCCTCATCCCGACGCTTGCGCCCTTTGCCGCGCAGGCCGCGCTGCAGCTGCAACGCATCCTGCTCGAGGCTTTCACCAACGTGCTCAAGCATGCGGCTGCCACGCGCATCGTGATGCATGTGGGCTGGCACGGCGAGCAGACGCCGCCGCTGGTGCGCATCGTGCTCACCGACAACGGCCGCGGGCTGCAGGCGAACGAACGCCCCGGCGGCCACGGCCTCGCGAACATGCGTTCGCGGGCGCAGGCCATCGGGGCGCGGCTGCAGATCGAGCGGGCCGACGCACAGGCCGGCGGCACGCGCGTCTCGCTCGACTGGCCCTGCGCGCTGCCCTGA
- a CDS encoding response regulator, with translation MPLTATQVAVVEDDSGMRERIGRVIGADPALALAFSASNAVDILNWLTDNPVDVLLVDLGLPDHPGLQVIRQCRRMQPACAVMVLTIFGDETHMVQAFEAGARGYLLKDGTEADLAAHLRHLGAGGSPLPPGIARQLLRRWQASDGAPGHLSSPEAEVLDRVSRGFTYAEIGAQMGVSASTVQTHIRNIYGKLDAPPPSQAVLATGLPGRLS, from the coding sequence ATGCCCCTGACCGCCACCCAGGTCGCCGTGGTCGAAGACGACAGCGGCATGCGCGAGCGCATCGGGCGCGTGATCGGCGCCGACCCGGCGCTGGCGCTGGCCTTCAGTGCCTCGAACGCGGTCGACATCCTGAACTGGCTCACGGACAACCCGGTCGATGTGCTGCTGGTCGACCTCGGCCTGCCCGACCACCCCGGCCTGCAGGTGATCCGCCAATGCCGCCGCATGCAGCCGGCCTGCGCGGTGATGGTGCTGACGATCTTCGGCGACGAGACCCACATGGTGCAGGCCTTCGAGGCCGGCGCGCGCGGCTACCTGCTCAAGGACGGCACTGAAGCCGATCTGGCGGCGCACCTGCGCCACCTGGGCGCCGGCGGCTCCCCGCTGCCGCCGGGCATCGCGCGGCAGTTGCTGCGCCGCTGGCAAGCCTCCGACGGCGCGCCCGGCCACCTCTCGTCGCCCGAGGCCGAAGTGCTCGACCGGGTCTCTCGTGGTTTCACCTATGCCGAAATCGGCGCGCAGATGGGAGTCTCCGCATCGACGGTTCAAACCCACATCAGAAACATCTACGGCAAGCTGGATGCGCCCCCACCCTCGCAAGCCGTGCTGGCGACCGGTCTTCCAGGCCGGCTTTCCTAG
- a CDS encoding PaaI family thioesterase encodes MNDELEARIRSGQALSESMGNFHVTGWDAEHKTLKAAFTVRREYCHTNGTIAQGGFITAWLDAAMAHAVMHDTDQSQTVFSLEIKVSFYEKVGPGEGRVEGRVIRRGKRVAFLEAALYNPDGKLAAEATSTGILASL; translated from the coding sequence ATGAACGACGAACTGGAAGCCCGCATCCGCTCGGGCCAGGCCCTGTCCGAATCGATGGGCAACTTCCACGTGACCGGCTGGGACGCCGAGCACAAGACGCTGAAGGCCGCTTTCACCGTGCGGCGCGAGTACTGCCACACGAACGGCACGATCGCCCAGGGCGGCTTCATCACCGCCTGGCTCGACGCCGCCATGGCCCATGCGGTCATGCACGACACCGATCAATCGCAGACGGTCTTCAGCCTGGAGATCAAGGTGAGCTTCTACGAGAAGGTCGGCCCCGGCGAGGGGCGTGTAGAAGGGCGCGTGATCCGGCGCGGCAAGCGCGTCGCGTTTCTCGAAGCGGCGCTCTACAACCCCGATGGCAAGCTGGCGGCAGAAGCCACGTCGACCGGAATCCTGGCGAGCCTGTAG